GGATGGCCAGCTTACGGGTCTGCTCATCCTTCAGACGCTTCAGCACGGCCTTGTGGTCCGATTTGGGCGTGTTCTCCAGTAGGTGGTTCCTCAGAGCCTTGTACTGACGGGTCTGGATCTTACACGTGTCCTGGAACTGACGCTTTATCTGCAGCTCTTTGGactgaaggagagagaagagagatgcAGGCAGCTCGTCTAAAGAGTTCCCTATTTATAAATGAATATGTGATTTTAAAGAAATCAGGAAATAACCTGAATATTGACACATTGTGTTAAGTGACTAGAATCTATCTTTTAGTATTTTTTACAAATCTTTCTgcttgtaataaaaaaaactataattcAATTCAGTTTTGGAAATTTTTGAATTAAATACAAAACCTTAAGTGTCTGCTGATATCAATTtctaatttgtgtttttctttccatttatTGGAAGTGGTCCGTTAACAATTTACATAAAGCATGAATGTTTTAAAGTTGGAAACAAAATAACtatgaaaaaatacaaagactTTAAAGCAATGCAGACTATATATCAAAGAGTCGGAATTCCCAATTATGTTTGAGAATATGTTGACATTAAAACTGACTCATACAAAGAATTGAAGTCTACATTTAACCCACCAgactgaaaaatacattttgttttgtcaggTGAGAATTACTAGAAAGGGCTGTTCACACACGTAATGTAAACAAACGTCTGCAGCTTCATAAAACCAACTAACTAATTGACTTGATTAATAGGTGCTGGTATCTAAAGGGAAAAAAGTGGTTTCCTTCATCATTCGAGCCTTTCTGCTAGTCGTGACTGACATGAAGAATCCTTCTTTTACAAATCACTGCACTTTTTCTACACCCACATTGAACTTCAAACTAGTCATAAAACCTACATGTAAATTTAACAGCCTTCTTTTGAGGCCTCAGATGATTCAACTCACCACTTAACAATGTCAAAATATTATGTTGTAAAGTAAGACTCAGTAAGAGATCCTGCTTTCATTATTTCTGGTAGGTTTAAGAGGAAGGGAAGGGCACAGTATATGACAACAGATATAAAATATGTGATGATAGGGGGAAGGGTGGGTGaacaaataaatatgtaataatacTGTTGGATAAAATCAGGGAAAAGGTCCACAAATGAGATGTAATGGAAATAATGGAAacaaaaatcataaaaacaaacaagacaatgaTTTCcacacaaaatattttattttttgtgtaaagaaaaaaaaaactgaaggtATGACAAAATACGTTTCTATGCTTGGAAGCACAGTCAGCCATACGTACACAAACACTCATGCAGCGGAACTTAGGATCAAAGGAGAACGAATGGCTGCcgaacacaacaatgcagtacTAGATGTATAAATACTGCatcaattaaatatatttaaaaaaaaaaactcaaagtgaTAGAACTCTCAGACAAAACAGAATaccaacatgtaaacaaacagaggagCATGGAAATAACTGGAACTCCAATGGAAATCAATGGCAAATAAgttacattcaaataaaacaatgttggtggtgtttttttttttgtttttttttcaaagctacGCTCAAAATTAAAATCAGCTGATTCACTTCCTGCTGGTCAAATACAGTTAACGTTTCCTACTCTGTATTAAACCTggtttataaatgtataaatcttAAATATCCTTCTTTTACATACATGGAACTTTGCGTCTTATTACATAATGAGCAGTTATGAGCATCAAGCAGTTTCCACGTCTGACTCTGAACCAGGTTTCATTCAAACATAGGCCGATTCAAAAGATTGAATCCTTATTCTCTCAGAGCGATGCTTGTTATGCTGCGTTTCATTGATCGTTTCACTTCATTTAAATCAAGAAGTCATCAGAGCATTTCTTCTACTACTCCACAACGTGAGATTATAAACAACAATATCAACTGTCAAGTTTCTTTTTGGTCTGAAGTCTTTCTGAAATGATTCATTGGTATGTCATccattcagtcatttttaaagcCAAAGTCATCATTAAACATTGAATACTCCCTGGTTCAAGCTTCTCAAAACAGAtcacttcttttctttgtcatgtgtttttaaatgaactggATGACTTTGGGGTTGAAGGACTTTTGGttgaagaaaacaagaaattagaAGAAATCTCTAacacttgtgttgtttgtgaAGGGCAGTTCTTCACTTttccgtttttcttttttttttaaatcataaacgAATAAAATGTTTGCTGCAGATGGACTGCAGAGATGTGTTCAGCCATATCAGGCATATTTCAGCATTTTTGGGGCAGTGCAAGGCTGGACAGATGTTTGCTATTCTTAGGTGATCTCTTCTTTACTTTCACATTCAGTAGTTGCTTCAATCTTTGGACTCATTGTATGATTGCATGTCTCAAAAGATTGTCTATATGGcttcatataaataaagttgcattgacatttttaaaaaggttttattaCGATTCTAAAGCTTAATTTTCTTCAGATATAAATTTATAGTATTTTTGCTAACAGTTACAGCTAGGCACTCAACTTTGTTTCGTAAGTATTTCTTATAAAGGGACagatatgaaaatgtttacatggtaaataaaaataatattgcATAATAAGTGCAATAAAATCACAATATCTAACTAAAATGTCAAAGCTAATGTTTTAATCTGATATGAATAATAAGTAATGAGTTGTATCATTGATATTATCATAAGGATATAATAACATAAAATGAAGAACTTGTTGCTAACAGTTTAAGCTAAATGGCTCCAGGTTATGATTTTAAATCTACTTTCACCTCAAATCATGTTGCTTCAGGATGTTCTCACCTGTGATTTTTCTGCTTGGCATTCATTGCACTTTAATCGAGTGTGAGAACTAGTGTTCAGGGTGATGTTAGTGAAATGATTGCTTTCTTCACAGTATTCACTTTGGGGAGTGAAATGATAGCCATAACGCTAAGCAACACTGTATATATAATATTTGTTCAAAGCACTGAGGTAACAGTGCACTCGGTGAAATAAgaccagaaaaacaaaataaagattgcACAAAAGTGGTCTAAAAAATAACCATTAAAAGATCTGTCTTACAAATTAAgagcaaaataataaaataataataaaaaaaaaaaacttaaaggaactttcacaaaaagcaaaataatgaaatgttaaaatttCACTGggtttggtgtgtttgtttatgaagAGCTCACTGACTTCAACATAacgtatgaatgtttggatcaGCTTTAAACAGCCAAAATCACTTTCAGCCAGCAGGACCTGTGCAGGGTTAAAATATGTCtcatatttaacaaaaaaatgttacaatcGAGACAAGTTGGCccaaacaaaaaagacacacaaacgaTGGTTGAACAATGGAACATAAGGcatgataacacacacacacacacacacacgcgcacacaacCCCAGCacatgtgtttctgtctctccttttgGCTGCGTGTTTATCTCCACGGCCGAATTTTCCCCCTGACAAACCTTCCAGATGAGGTCCTTCTTAACGCACACTCCCACCTCGCCTCCTCACGATAAAGCCTCTCCctatcctccctcctctgcctctctctctctctcctccactccCTCATCTCTCTCACCTCCCTAGGCAGTAGACGGGGCAGCCTGCTCGTGGCCTCCTTCTTTAAGAGGCCTACAGTCTGGAGTTTCATCCGGACATTTAGCGGCAGCTTGCCAACGAGCTGTGCAGCTAGTTTTAGCACTATGGAGTTAGCTAAATCTGCCAGGACCCCTAGGGGGCGTCTGCAGAACCGCCTCACCCAGAGAAGACCCCTTGCGAAGGGATAAGAGTGGGTGCAGCGAGCCTGAAACTCTAATGGCAGGCTCTTTAGGGGGACAGGGATCCTGGACTGGCGCACGCCCCAGTTGCGCCCTGCTTTTGGAAACATCTCATAGAGATTCCGCTCAGCCATACCGCCCAAAACAGACTGGCACATGGCAAACAGGGGGCGAGGAAGGCGGAAAAGGACGCGCATACAAAGGCGGTTTACTTTACGAGGTGCGTGCTGGAAGAAGTCTCGGGCCGGCCGGACAACGAGCACCACCAGTAGgtaaagagagaggaaaagggaaGGGGAGCTGAGGAAGGAGGCGGAGATCAGAATCATGGGGATGTAGTAAATCCCCAGACTGAATGAGAGACCTAAACTGAAGAGGCAACTCCCCCAGAGGCTAAGCGACAGGtaggtggagagagacagggagcaGCAAGAGCGGAGGAAGAGGTACGAGAAGAAGAGCGCCAAGAAAGCGAGCTCGGCAGAGAGGAGCAGCGAGGCCACTGAGGGCAGAGGAGGCGAGCGGCGGagcgagaggaggaagatggagaggagtAGAAAGGTGAAGTTGGAGGGCTGGGCGGCGGCCGACATGGAGAGGAGGAAGCAAATGGCATGAGAGAacaaggaaggaagggaggtctgggcggggggagggggaggaggaggaggaggaggggagatcTGAGTGGGCTCCAGCTCAGGAGCGTCAGGGAAATAAAACTCTGAGAGCTCATCGATGTCTCGCTCTCTAAGTCGTCTCTTCTCTGGGGTCAGGGACAAGAAGAGCTCTGATGGACATCCATCGGCCACACCCCTCgtctcttcttcatcatctgtGTCTGCATGTGCTGTTTTACTGTGGTCATCCTCATACTCCCACAGTACCCCCTCTACTTCTCTCTCCTCTACTTCTCTCTCCTCTACCCCTTCCTCGCTTATTCTACACTCCTCATCCTCCCTCTTTGGTTTTTCATCTTCACCTTCCTCATGTTTCCTTTCCACCGTAGACTCTCTCACCCCCTCACCAGCTTCATCTCCGACCTCAAACACAAGCTCCTCCTGACCATCCAACATCTCCTCAGCTAAcacccccttttcttttttcaacttgTCTTCACCCTCCATTTCTAGCTCCCCCGCCTCACTCTGCCCCCCTGTCGCGGGGCTCCCCCCCTCTTCAGGAGACCCCTGGCTCTGGCTGCTCTCACTCACTTTGAGGCTCTTGGGCTGCTGGCGGACCTCCACGGCGTGTTTCTGACGCAGCTCCTGCTCGCGCCTCTTGTTGTACTCCATTTGGTTGGTGAGCTCCGTCTGGTGCTGCGTGCGGATCAGCTCGGCCCGTGTGTGCTGCACCAGACCCAACTGGCGGAACTCCAACTCCTGGGTGGACTCGTGGTGACGCAGCAGCATGGCGCACTCTAGGTCCTTCAGGGTCTGCTTCTTGTTCAGCTCCTGGAGGATTAAAtgagatgatgaagaggaagaggggaggaagTTGTAATATATTGAGGGCAGGACACTTATTACAAAATCCACTTTTctgtaaatatacagtatgtgacattttcacactgactatgcttttcagatgttttaagacaaaaatgaaataaatagagAAGATTAAGCTTCAAATCAGTTTGAGGGAGGACTTGTTGATCCATTCCTGACATTGCCAAAAAGAAGGGTACCTCTCGGAGCAGGTCCTGCTCCAGGTTGTGGCGTGCCAGCAGCATCTTCCTCTTGTACTGGCGACACTGCAGCTCATAGTACTGCCTCTGCCTCCGCAGCAAGCCCGCCTCTTCCTCcgcctgcagctgctgcagacactCCTTCTGGTGCACCAACCACTCCTGTTTCTCCCGCTTTGGTGTCGACTGGTTCTCATTCAGTTCCTTAAGTGAAAATACATCACAACTAGTTAACAGCCAATCTTTATGTAAGCTGTATCAGATCAATGTCAAACTGACAGAATAATGCTGTTTGTACGTTTATGGGTGTTACAGTTACCCAAACCAACTATTTAAATTGACCttctgttaaaatgtatttttgaatcACTAAAGTTGATGCCAGAGAATTTATTTGCATCCACACTATAGAGtatttttgcaatttttttgtAACCAAATAGGACAATATTACAAattctgattatttattttatttcatatgtTTGCCAAAAGTGGCCAGAGGGATGGTCTAATTCAGAGGTACCCAACAACCAGATGTATATTTCAGCATAATGTGAATCttaaatgggggggggggggggggctcctaACAATATTTCACCTTTACAGGTGTAAGTGAAATGCAGGACTCGTTTTAAGTCGCAGGGTAAAGAAGAAGTTACATGTAAAAAGGTATATATGATCAGAATGAGCCGAGTTCCGCACATAAATACTCGTGTGTTAGCTCACTGACTGGCAAAAAACAGCATGACTAAAAGTAGACGTACCTCTTTGAGCTGCTCCTTGCGTTGGCGATACTGTCGTTTCTGGGACTCTAGCAGACTGGTCAGCTCCTTCTTCTGCTGGGCCAGAATGTGCTGCTGGAACTTCTTCTCCTCAGTTAAGACCGCCTTTGTCTTAAAAAAAgggagaacaaaacaaacacccaCAGTCTCATTAACATAACGGCTCTGATCCTTCTCTCCGCCTCACCCTCACTCattcctcctccagcagctcaCCTCCTTCTCCAGGATGACCTGGTGTTTCTTGGACAGTTTTTCTCCCTCCATGGAGAAGCTGTTCCTCTGGTTCTCTAGCTCTTTGTCCAGTCTCAGCTGGTGCTCGTCCATCTCTCCCTTCAGCTTGTTCTCCAGGCCCATCAGCTGCTTCTGGTGCTGCCGCCGCATTCGCTTATACCTGAGAGGTGACCGTGCAGGAAGTTAGAGACTCTTCTGAGATAAAACTgacttttatttcaaacaagGACTTCAATGAAGGGTTTTTATTGCGATGGGGGgtgtctgttttatttctaGTTTTATAAAGAAGTCCCTGTAAGGCCCTTTGAAACTGCTGAACCTTACCCAGACATCTGTTCTCTCAGAGCCGAGCCCTGCTCATGTTCCTGGATCTGACGAGTGACGAGTGAGGCTGTCCTGATGGTGGCAAAATGGTCTCTGCCTCGACGACGTCTcctttctccacctcctccaccacctcctcctcctcctcctcctcctcctcctcctcctccaccaccaccaccaccaccaccaccaccacctcctcctcctcctcctcctcctcctacaccaccagcagcagatGAGGCCTCTCGATGTAACTCGACCTCTGGCTGATAGGGATCATCATAGATGTTGTCATGGCTCTGCATAGTGGGGACAAAAAATAGGAACTTTCAATTGAAGTCTTTTAGCTTAATGTCATTTTAGCAGTACAAATTAAATATATAGATTGTTCAAGTTTGTTTGGAGCTTTGGTAAATCGCTTCAAAACTTGAAAAATTTGTACTCTCCCCCACTCATTCTCTGTCACAAAATTAACTTTGTTTAAgttacacacatgcaaatacagGGCAAGCTTTGGGACAAACTCCCCTCACTCCCTTGGAATCAGGAACTTTTTGTTACCATTGTTTCATCGCACACAAATAATAATGGACATCATAAAAACAGTGAGGCAGACTCAATCAAATCAGTCCATATTATGAGTTATATAAGCTACTTAAACCTGTAAATATACAACTGGTTCAAAATAAATATCCAGACCAGAAAAGGATTCATTAGATCCTGAATACAAAGTAAACGTTTGTACAGTAATAACACAGAACTTTCATTTATAGAGCATCTCCCAAGGTGAACTCCATTCAGTTGCACTTGTTCAATAAGGCAACATTGGAGCAGACTAACCATTTTTAGATTTACCAACCCACTCCCTCTTCAAACACAGTGGTTTGGTTTGGCTCTCAATGAGGAGGGTGtttcaaacagagagagaagaggggcgGTTTGAAAATAGACGGTCTACAGTGATGCTGCTATTACCTGTCATCTCCTGTAGGTGGTGCAAATCTGCATGTTAAAAACTGGTGTGTGAACATCTTCCCTTTTGAACCAAATGCAGCCAATTTACATGTTCTtctcaaagaaacaaacaaccgCATTTAAAAAGGGACATTCCTAGTCTAGTTCCTGTATGGAATATATACTTGTTTAATCAGGGTACTTTTATCAAATATCTCAAATATCGAAGACAAAGTGTGAAAAGTGCTGCTATTCTCtcttaaatacaaataaatacatttgtaaaacTGGATATTCAATGTGTAACAAAGAGTTTTGAGAGGGAAGAAACCTCCTGCTCAGTTTATCTACCCAACAGACAGAGCAACACTCAGACTGACCAGGGGCTTGTGCAGGACAGAGCTGTTGGAGGTGACTGTGTGCTCGCCCTCCTGCATCATGGCCATCTCCCCGCTGTCATCGGAGCCGTCTGCCAGGCTGTTGACGGAGCTGCTCTGGGAGCTGGCGCTGATGGACATGGAAGGCAGAGAGTGGGAGCTCTCCATGCTGTTGACTGTGCCGGTGCGCAGCATGTACTGCTCCACATCCTGCAGGCAAAGGAAACAAGATTAGTCCAAAGGCTTCAAAGGTTTTTGGGGGAGCATAATGATGATTTAGGTTTCTTGCAGTTTCAGacatagattaaatatgaattatACTGAAGTGAGAAACAGGCTAACACTGAAGAGAAACTGAGCTGAACATTCTCTGAAttcctttgtttcctttttgggGAACAACCATCTGGAGTTTAAAGTTGCTGGAAACAAAGGGCTTTGTATCAGGAGGAAGGGGTCTGAGTTCACTACATACATGATGACATgtgcaaaacaaaagcaggacgGATTTAAACACCTCTTTTCCATTCCAGAACCTGATACATGCTTCTCTCACAGAAATCACTCATCTTTAACTTTTGTTTGACTGGACTCCTACAAATGTCGCAGTTACACCTGGAACTCGGTTTCAGAGTTTGAGCTGGAGTAGTGATTTCACATTTACAGGAACATGTGAAATACAGTTAAAGTTCCTTGTTTCATGTGTCTGGTTAGCAGGAAATGCAATACATGGCAGCACAATGCATGATTATGAGGAAATGCAcacactagaaaaaaaaaaatcagaccaTTAAAGGAATCCACAATCCAAAATGTACTGTGCACGCTGTGTGTCTACATCAAGGCTGGGTCATATGtactaaaaatgaaatgttggatTTTTTCAGATCAGATGCACAAAAGATTTATGCAAGTTTTGCACATGATGCAAATGTAATAAGCTTCTTAGCCAGTGATGTCTTTGTCTTATAAAATCTGTGGACACTCTTGGCTGTGTGCCTGTTTGACTTGCTGAAATAAATGAGTTGAGCTGATGCTTTAAGTTGCCAAAGAACTCGGACAAACGTTACAGTGGACTGCAAGTCTGAATCACATTTCCAGATGAACGAGGAGCCTTTTAGGGTGCAAACTCCTCTTTTATTAACGCAGGCACCCTGCCATAATGACATTTTTGCTCTGAATGTAGGGAACGATCCCTTTACTATGACATGAAATGATATTAACTCTGCAGTTGTTAAAAGGACTCAGATTGGGATCAAAGCCAAACTCAACCGGGCAATCCCTAgtgtaaagaaaatataaaccTACTGTTCACAGTATTAAATTCATCAGTCACTGATCCtccaacttttttaaaaccttattTCCCTCTTCTATTCTCCTTTTCCCCTTCttacctcttcctcttcccctcctTCTGGTGCTGGACCGTTGTGTGCCTCATGAAAGAGGATTTTCTTCATCTTCCGGTACTGCAGGTTGTCCAACTCGCGGACAGCATCCTTAGTGCGGGCGATCAGGTCCATCACAGCTGTCATGGGACGCTCTCTGCATAGGAAATGGTGCTGGGTGGACGGAAGAGTTGAGAGACAGAATGGACAGTGACATGATAATTATTCAACAGAAACAGGACTCTGATGTTCTGGGATCTGAATCCCTGGATGTTAGGATTCACTAATGTGAAGCCGTAATCACTGAGTagttggttgttgttgttgtacaatATCAGAAAGTGTCACAAAATAGTTGGTCACCATTTCCACTGGTAacaagatgatgtcatcaaatgcttttttgttttttttcacaactcaAAGACGATAAGATTGATAATAAGAAGTTTCATAAGAGTGAACAAAGATATtttagagaaagagaagaatgttgacatttctttacaaataaaatataacattttttaaactaaatattgaatggtcatcaaatatttcattaaaCGAAAAATCCTAGCTGTTCTTTTCCTGATTATGGTTGTTCCTCACACTTTCACATTCTTTGAGAACTGATCAGATCTTTTGTTTCCCATCATCAATCAGCCAGCCTGTTTTTCATGGAAGTGTTCGAgccaacagaaaacaacaaatgtagACATTTATCCCTCAACAAACTGCTGCATGTTCATCACCAGACAGATCTTTTCGTTGTGTGTTGTACCTTGAGCAGCACGTCAGAGGTAGGTCTGTCCTGGGCGATCTTCTGCAAACAGGAGTCCACAAAATTGCGGAAATAATCGGacctgaaaatgacaaaaagtcAGTAGAAAAGCAATGCTGGCATAGGAATGACATTTGTGTTGGTCCAACTGAAACATCGATCCATCCATTCAAGTTTTATGTTTCTCATTTTTTCTTAAGACTTGCAGGATTATAAACTCATGAGGGAGAAAAGTGGCCACTTGCAATACACAATAAATGGGGCCAGTTTTAAAAAGCTCAGGTtgagtaaatggacttgagcttgtatagaccttttctagtcttctagctCATGTCTCAGCATTTCATACTAGTATATTTTTTGCATTGATACACGGGACGCagacaactttaaaaataaaaaatatatgtgcgTCTTACAGACTGGACTTTACAGTTTCTTAGATTTCATCAATGATTTAAGACAGTTTAATCTGCAGTTACCAAATAACAAAGGATCTATTCATTTCTGAAGTAAACTTCAAAAAAAGTAAGGTGAAAATACTGACAGCCACATATCTGCAGTGGATTAATTTGATTCTGGCTAATTGAAGACTTCCTGGTTAAATGAtataaaagaataaattaatTTGATCCTCCATCTTTGACAGTTTGTTGAAAAGGCctcaaaaagtattttatagaagcaacatttataaaatgatcacGGGCATCAGAACTCAAACTCACTATGTAACAAAGGTCTCGTCTCTAGGTCtctaaaagaacatttcatCGACTCTCACCAGTGATTGGACTGCAGCACGGGGCTCTCATTCTGGGCGATGTGGTATAAGGCACTCATAGCATTCATGTTGAACAGAGGAGGCTTCCTTTCCgctgcagagagacaaaacATAGAAAAGtaagacaaagacagaaaagaaggagaggagaaagtaCAATGTCTTCAGatttgtgaacacaaacaatagaaatgaataaaacaacacacttgtgctgttttttttttttttttgcctgtttctTACCCAGCTCTATGCAGGTAATGCCAAGTGACCACACATCCACCTTGCCATCGTACTGACCCTCATCCATAGCCAGGATCACCTCAGGGGCCATCCTACATGGAGGAGACAACAAAGCAAGTCAGCCATTTTCAGCTCTTCTCCTTTGATCCAGGACCAACAGAGAACAGCACCTCAGGGCGCACAGTCAGAGTCAATGTCTACAACAGCATAAATAAAGCACAGCCACGGAGGCGAGCAGTCGGATATTTAAAGTTTGGTGGGTTGCACATGAAACTGAAGCTTCTTTCTGTGACTGGGGTGAGGATCGTCACAAATGATGTTGCATTTTCTGACGTCTATTCCCTTAATGCAAACAAGGTGTAACATAAAAATTAAACCTGCATGTTATTAAGCTTATGTATGAGTTATTTTATAGTGGCATTAGTACTGAAGTTATTGTTTGGAATATAACTATTTGTTAACTGTATGGAGTTGTTGCAGATTGCATTCATAAAAGATAGAAACATGAATTGACCCAGTTCTATATTAAAAGATAACATACGGACAGTACAAAGCCATGGGATTTCTATTTATGAATATTATCTTCACTATTCAATTCCCAAAGAGGATTGTGTTTGACAGTTTCAATCAGAAATTAATCTACGTTAGAATGAGATCAGTGACTAGCAGGCTTCAGAGTGATGTTTTGAAGAGTTTTGAGTAGTAGTGTGCATTGTAAGGTATGCAACATTTAACATGTGTTGTTATTAAAAGAAATAACAAGTTTGAGGATAAACCAATCATGAAGGATCAGGAAAAGAAGCGGGTAAAGATAAGAGGCCTCCTCTCATCATTTCATCCACTACGATCGGCAGTGTAGGcatgaaatgttgtaaagccaATAGAAGAGAGAGGATTAGCTAACTCCTTCATAAAATGTGAGGACGGTCAACGATTCATTTTAGAATGCATCTACAAAACGAGACCCCAATCATCCAAAAAACATTTACTACCCTATGGGAACTCTGGGAACTGCAGTTTTAACCCCACAGCCTGTTTCTATGGAAACAACGATGGCACAAATTCAGTAAATCAACCAAAACTAGGTTTTGTAGCATTAATACTTAAAACAGCTGTAAGTGGATTATTATGAAACATAGACATACGGTACTTATTTTTCCTAAGTATTTTCTTCAAACTGTATCAACCCTTTTGATAATCTTATAATCCTCTAAGAGGGACAAGGTGCATGCTCTGCTGGATCACAATTTGTAGTAATTCTTGTTAATCCTCTAGAGGTGTCTGTTCTAATCTAATGAGGAACA
The genomic region above belongs to Labrus bergylta chromosome 21, fLabBer1.1, whole genome shotgun sequence and contains:
- the taok2b gene encoding serine/threonine-protein kinase TAO2 isoform X1; this encodes MPSSVRAGSLKDPEVAELFFREDPEKLFTDLREIGHGSFGAVYFAHDIRTNEVVAIKKMSYGGKQSNEKWQDIIKEVKFLQKLRHPNTVEYRGCYLREHTAWLVMEYCLGSASDLLEVHKKPLQEVEIAAITHGALQGLVYLHSHNMIHRDVKAGNILLTEPGQVKLGDFGSASIVAPANSFVGTPYWMAPEVILAMDEGQYDGKVDVWSLGITCIELAERKPPLFNMNAMSALYHIAQNESPVLQSNHWSDYFRNFVDSCLQKIAQDRPTSDVLLKHHFLCRERPMTAVMDLIARTKDAVRELDNLQYRKMKKILFHEAHNGPAPEGGEEEEDVEQYMLRTGTVNSMESSHSLPSMSISASSQSSSVNSLADGSDDSGEMAMMQEGEHTVTSNSSVLHKPLSHDNIYDDPYQPEVELHREASSAAGGVGGGGGGGGGGGGGGGGGGGGGGGGGGGGGGGGGGGGERRRRRGRDHFATIRTASLVTRQIQEHEQGSALREQMSGYKRMRRQHQKQLMGLENKLKGEMDEHQLRLDKELENQRNSFSMEGEKLSKKHQVILEKETKAVLTEEKKFQQHILAQQKKELTSLLESQKRQYRQRKEQLKEELNENQSTPKREKQEWLVHQKECLQQLQAEEEAGLLRRQRQYYELQCRQYKRKMLLARHNLEQDLLREELNKKQTLKDLECAMLLRHHESTQELEFRQLGLVQHTRAELIRTQHQTELTNQMEYNKRREQELRQKHAVEVRQQPKSLKVSESSQSQGSPEEGGSPATGGQSEAGELEMEGEDKLKKEKGVLAEEMLDGQEELVFEVGDEAGEGVRESTVERKHEEGEDEKPKREDEECRISEEGVEEREVEEREVEGVLWEYEDDHSKTAHADTDDEEETRGVADGCPSELFLSLTPEKRRLRERDIDELSEFYFPDAPELEPTQISPPPPPPPPPPAQTSLPSLFSHAICFLLSMSAAAQPSNFTFLLLSIFLLSLRRSPPLPSVASLLLSAELAFLALFFSYLFLRSCCSLSLSTYLSLSLWGSCLFSLGLSFSLGIYYIPMILISASFLSSPSLFLSLYLLVVLVVRPARDFFQHAPRKVNRLCMRVLFRLPRPLFAMCQSVLGGMAERNLYEMFPKAGRNWGVRQSRIPVPLKSLPLEFQARCTHSYPFARGLLWVRRFCRRPLGVLADLANSIVLKLAAQLVGKLPLNVRMKLQTVGLLKKEATSRLPRLLPREVREMREWRRERERQRREDRERLYREEARWECALRRTSSGRFVRGKIRPWR